The Streptomyces vinaceus genome contains the following window.
GGTCAGTAGCCGACGGTGAACCGCTTCCCGGGATGTCCGTCGCGCTCGATCTCGTCGACCAGGGCCACGGCGTAGTCCTCCGTGGAGATCCGGCTGAGGCCGTCCTCTTCCACGACCAGGTCGTCGAGGCCCAGCCGGTAGGTGCCCGTCCGGGTACCCGGAGCGACCTGCGCGGCCGGGCTCAGGCAGGTCCAGCTCACCTCCTCGACGGGGACGGTGCGCAGGAAGTCCAGCGCCTCGGCGTGGGCCTGCATGAGGGCGCGGACCGGTTCCGGGATGCCCGGCTCGGCGCTGACCAGCGGCCCCTGGGGGGTGCGCAGCGAACCGGCCCCGCCGACGACGACCACCCGGGGGCGGGGGACGTCCGGGCCGAGCGTGCAGACGCCGCCGATCAGGGACTTGGCGGCGGTCACGAGGACGGCCGGGTCCCCGCCGCCTGGGCCGACGGCGCTGACGACCACGTCCTGGCCGGCGGCCGCCTCGGCGACGGAGTGCGGGTCGAGGACGTCGCCGAGCATCACCTCGGCTCCGGAGTCTGCGAGTTTCGCGGGGTCACGGACCACCGCGGTGACCTCGTGGCCGCGGTCGAGCGCTTCGCGCAGGACGCGGGTTCCGATGGTGCCGGTCGCGCCGAACAGGGCGATCTTCGCCATGGCGACTCCCTGGGAGTGGAGGTGGTACGGGCCTCAGGTCGGACCCGCGCCGCCCATCCAAGCGAACCGTCCCCCCGCCTCCCGGCAGCCGGGCCGAATCCACACGGATGATCCACATCAGGCCTCAGCGGCAGAGGGCGACGATCGAGGGGTGGACCGTGCCCTTGGCGGCCTCGCACAGGGCGGTCATGTCGTACGGGCGCGGCTGCGCGGGTGCCGGGTCCTGTCGTACGCGCGGGTGTGTGCGGGGCTTGGGGGCGGGGGCCGGGCGGCCGGGCCGCGCCGGCCGGGCCGGTGCGCGTTCCGCGGCCCGGGGCGGAGCCGGCCGGCTCTCCTCGGCCGCTCCCTCGGCCGGCGCGGAAGGCTCCGGCTCCGGTGGTTCCGAGGCCGGCGGCGGCTCCGGCAGCCGCCCCAGCGGCAGGGCCTCGACGACCGCTCCCGGCTCCGCGGCCGGAGCCGTACGGGCCGCCTCCGCGGGCCGGTCGGGCCGTACGGTCACGCACCCGGCGGTCAGCGCCACCGCGGCGAGGATCAAGGGCAGGGGCAGGGCCGCCCGGCGTCGCAGCATCCGCCCACCCTGCCGTACGACAGCTGCCGGAACCTACGCACGGTCACACACACGGGTGACGGACGGCGGGCTCGCAGGGGCGTTCGGCAGGGGCGCGAGAAGTCCTCACGCCCGCGACCGCCCGCCACCGGACATACCGCGAGGGACGGAAGGGGCAGGGGCGGGTCTCAGCGGCCGCCGCCCTGCGCGGCCAGCCGGAGCAGGTGTTCCAACGGGCCCCGGCGCAGCGGGCTGTGCGCCCAGAAGCGCTGCCAGGCCCAGGCCGCGGCCAGGGCGACCCCCGCGAACCCGGCCAGCGCTCCCCAGCTCCCGGCCCCGTGCGCCGGGCCGGCCAGGACCAGCGCGTGCAGGACGTACGCGCTCAGGGCCATCGCCCCGAGCGCGGCCGGCAGCCGCAGCAGCCGCGCCCCGGCCCGGCCGTGCGCGGCGAGCGCGAAGAGCCCGACGAGCGCGCAGCCCACCCCCGCGTTGCCGATCGTCTCCAGCGGCGTCTGGCTGTACGGGTCCGCCACCAGCAGCCAGTCCCACGAGGTGCTCGGCACGGCGCCGAACTGCCCGCTCAGCACCTCCCGTACGGGATCGGCCGCCCCCAGGGCCTCCGGGTGGCGGGCCGCGACCACGTCGAGCAGGCGCTCCCGGCCGCCGAGCAGATGGGCGGCCACCCAGGCGGAGCCGTAGCCGCCGGCCGCGGCGGCCGCGCCCCAGAGCGCCATCCGCCCGGCGCCCCGGCGCTCGCGCGGATCGCAGAGCCGGCCGGCCGCCAGCCCGACCAGGACGTACGGGAAGTAGGTGGCGAGCGGATACGCGCCCGTGAGCAGCAGCTCGCACAGCACCCGGCCCGGCCCGTCCCATCCGGTGAGGGAGGCTGGTACGGGGACCGCGCCGCGCCCGGAGGTCTCGTACCCGAACACCGGGCCGAGCAGGAACGACAGCAGCGGACCGGCGACCACCGAGACCCCGGCGACGGCCGTGAGCACCGGGGCGGGCAGCCGGGTGAAGGGCTCGGCGGCGAGGAAGTAGACGGCGAAGAAGGCCAGGATGACCAGGATCCCGGGGCACAGCGCGGCCAGCACCAGCCCCAGCCCGGCCAGGACCGCGCAGCGGATCAGCAGGGGCCGGTAGCGGTGCGCCCAGCCGTCCGGCCGCTCCGCGGGCGGGCGGCCGCGCTGGGCGAGGGCGAGGGAGAACCCGGCGAGGAGGGTGAACAGCGCGGGCGCCCGCCCGTCCGCCGCGACGATCAGGTACCCGGCGCCCTCGGGCCGCGGTCCGGGACCCACATGGACGGCGAACATCCCGAGGACGGCCAACCCGCGGACGGCGTCGACGGCAGTGAGCCGCCCGCTGCCGCCGCGCGTCTGCGTCATCCGCAGGTGATGCGGTCGCGCGGGGTGTACCGGGTCTTCATCGTCTCCCGCTTGACCTCCTGGCCGCCCTGCACGAAGACGCGGTCGACGGAGACGTCGAAGCCCTCCAGCGGGGACTGGGGTTCGCACGTGGGCCCGCTGTCGGTGCGGGTCGCCGGCTGCTTGACGTTCGCACGGGGGCCTTGGATCGCGCGTACCTCCTCGTACCTCCTCGTTCCGAGGAAGGTGATGGTGATGGCCGTGTCGGTCGCTTCCGCCTGGATGTAGAGCGCCTTGCCCGAGTCGTTGGCGAAGCGCAGGTCGAGGCTGCCCCAGGCGACGGTGGCCTCGCGGCCCTCCGGGTAGCGCTCGATGTAGAACGAATGGGCCCCGTACTCGACTGGTTTGACGCCCGCGAAGAACATCGCGTTGAAGACGGTGGTCGCGACGGCCGAGACCCCGCCGCCGGAAGCCCTCTCGTACCGGCCGTTGTTGATGATCAGGCCGTCGACGAAGCCGTTCTCCTTGGTGCGT
Protein-coding sequences here:
- a CDS encoding NAD(P)-dependent oxidoreductase translates to MAKIALFGATGTIGTRVLREALDRGHEVTAVVRDPAKLADSGAEVMLGDVLDPHSVAEAAAGQDVVVSAVGPGGGDPAVLVTAAKSLIGGVCTLGPDVPRPRVVVVGGAGSLRTPQGPLVSAEPGIPEPVRALMQAHAEALDFLRTVPVEEVSWTCLSPAAQVAPGTRTGTYRLGLDDLVVEEDGLSRISTEDYAVALVDEIERDGHPGKRFTVGY
- a CDS encoding DUF418 domain-containing protein — encoded protein: MTQTRGGSGRLTAVDAVRGLAVLGMFAVHVGPGPRPEGAGYLIVAADGRAPALFTLLAGFSLALAQRGRPPAERPDGWAHRYRPLLIRCAVLAGLGLVLAALCPGILVILAFFAVYFLAAEPFTRLPAPVLTAVAGVSVVAGPLLSFLLGPVFGYETSGRGAVPVPASLTGWDGPGRVLCELLLTGAYPLATYFPYVLVGLAAGRLCDPRERRGAGRMALWGAAAAAGGYGSAWVAAHLLGGRERLLDVVAARHPEALGAADPVREVLSGQFGAVPSTSWDWLLVADPYSQTPLETIGNAGVGCALVGLFALAAHGRAGARLLRLPAALGAMALSAYVLHALVLAGPAHGAGSWGALAGFAGVALAAAWAWQRFWAHSPLRRGPLEHLLRLAAQGGGR